A single region of the Microcella sp. genome encodes:
- a CDS encoding DUF1003 domain-containing protein produces MAWRDAALPGVRRATVRLDSPKGLRTPLVPRIPGDRDRMGRFSESFARAMGTPWFLVGMTLFVTIWLTYNSIAPPEAQFDPRALNFTLLTLILSLQASYAAPMILLAQNRQDDRDRVQMEQDRQRAERNLADTEYLAREIVALRLAMKDVATKEFLRSELRAMLDELDRRDDAADG; encoded by the coding sequence ATGGCGTGGCGTGACGCGGCTCTGCCGGGCGTGCGTCGCGCGACCGTGCGCCTCGATTCGCCGAAGGGGCTGCGAACACCGCTCGTGCCGCGCATTCCGGGCGATCGCGACCGCATGGGGCGCTTCTCTGAGTCGTTCGCCCGCGCGATGGGAACCCCGTGGTTTCTCGTCGGCATGACGCTGTTCGTGACCATCTGGCTCACCTACAACTCGATCGCGCCGCCCGAAGCGCAGTTCGACCCGCGGGCGCTCAACTTCACGCTGCTGACGCTCATCCTGTCGCTGCAGGCGTCGTATGCCGCACCGATGATTTTGCTCGCGCAGAACCGTCAAGATGACCGCGACCGCGTGCAGATGGAGCAAGACCGGCAGCGCGCCGAACGCAACCTTGCCGATACCGAGTACCTGGCGCGAGAGATCGTCGCCCTGCGGCTCGCGATGAAAGACGTCGCCACGAAAGAGTTCTTGCGCAGCGAGTTGCGCGCGATGCTCGACGAGCTCGACCGGCGCGACGATGCGGCAGATGGCTGA
- a CDS encoding Mrp/NBP35 family ATP-binding protein, producing the protein MADDEALEAAVRRALGSVIDPEIRKPITELDMVPGVSVQGGQVTVDLRLTVAGCPAAVSIERDVRTAASSVDGVSEVSVSVGVMDAATRDALTARLRGDRPSGHPFTADSLTRVIAVTSGKGGVGKSTITANLAVALAARGLSVGLVDADVFGFSIPGLLGIADAKPTPVGELIMPPRAHGVAVISIGMFVDARTAVSWRGPMLHRTVQQFLTDVHFGDLDVLLLDLPPGTGDVAISIGQLLPHADVIVVTTPQTAAADVAERSALVARQTGQNVIGVVENMSGLVQSDGSVLELFGSGGGADTAERLGVPLLAKIPLSVALREGGDAGEPIVLRPGDAAGDAIARLADELARRGRGLAGRKLGLSPR; encoded by the coding sequence ATGGCTGACGACGAGGCACTCGAAGCGGCCGTGCGCCGTGCCCTCGGCAGTGTCATCGACCCCGAGATTCGCAAGCCGATCACCGAGCTCGACATGGTTCCGGGCGTCAGCGTGCAGGGCGGCCAGGTGACGGTCGACCTGCGGCTGACGGTGGCGGGGTGCCCTGCCGCGGTCTCGATCGAGCGTGACGTGCGCACCGCGGCGTCGTCGGTCGACGGCGTCAGCGAGGTGTCGGTCTCGGTCGGGGTGATGGATGCCGCCACGCGCGACGCCCTCACGGCCCGCTTGCGGGGCGATCGCCCGTCTGGGCACCCGTTCACGGCCGACAGCCTCACGCGAGTGATCGCCGTGACGAGCGGCAAGGGCGGGGTCGGCAAGTCGACGATCACCGCCAACCTCGCCGTTGCGCTCGCGGCGCGCGGGCTGAGTGTCGGTCTCGTCGATGCTGATGTCTTCGGGTTCTCGATTCCTGGGCTGCTCGGCATCGCCGACGCGAAGCCGACCCCGGTGGGCGAACTGATCATGCCGCCCCGTGCGCACGGCGTGGCCGTGATCTCGATCGGCATGTTTGTGGATGCTCGCACTGCGGTCTCGTGGCGCGGGCCCATGCTGCACCGCACCGTGCAGCAGTTTCTCACCGACGTGCACTTCGGAGATCTCGACGTGCTGCTGCTCGACCTGCCTCCCGGCACGGGAGACGTGGCGATCTCGATCGGGCAACTTTTGCCGCACGCAGACGTGATCGTGGTGACGACTCCGCAGACGGCGGCGGCAGATGTGGCCGAACGCTCGGCGCTCGTGGCGCGGCAGACCGGTCAGAACGTGATCGGCGTCGTCGAGAACATGTCGGGGCTCGTGCAGTCAGATGGCAGCGTGCTCGAGCTGTTCGGCTCGGGTGGCGGTGCTGACACGGCCGAGCGCCTCGGAGTGCCGCTGTTGGCGAAGATTCCACTGAGTGTTGCGCTGCGTGAGGGCGGCGACGCCGGCGAGCCGATCGTGCTGCGGCCGGGCGACGCGGCCGGCGACGCGATTGCTCGGCTGGCAGACGAGCTCGCGCGGCGAGGCAGGGGCCTCGCGGGGCGCAAGCTCGGGCTCAGCCCGCGATAG